In one window of Cytophagaceae bacterium ABcell3 DNA:
- a CDS encoding DNA alkylation repair protein: MSVEDSIIKSLASHADATKAAFLPQFFKALPGGYGEGDAFIGVSVPNQRKTAKQFYKQADLNDVSALLQHPVHEHRLTALFILVLKYEKAKGESEKQEIVDTYLRNLHAVNNWDLVDSSADKILGSYLYDRDRELLYDLVNSGELWKQRIAIISTFYFIKKKDFSDTLKLAEILLSHEHDLIHKAVGWMLREIGNRNFDVEYEFLAKFYRQMPRTMLRYAIEKFEEDLRQKFLKGKI; encoded by the coding sequence GTGTCTGTTGAAGATAGCATAATCAAATCCTTGGCCAGTCATGCCGATGCGACAAAAGCTGCTTTTTTGCCCCAGTTCTTCAAGGCTTTGCCAGGAGGGTATGGAGAAGGGGATGCCTTTATTGGCGTTAGTGTGCCTAATCAAAGGAAAACGGCCAAACAGTTTTATAAACAAGCTGACTTGAATGATGTAAGCGCTTTGCTTCAACACCCTGTGCATGAACATCGGCTTACGGCACTTTTTATTTTAGTGCTTAAGTATGAAAAAGCAAAAGGTGAAAGTGAAAAGCAGGAAATTGTTGATACTTATTTGCGTAACCTTCATGCGGTAAACAATTGGGATTTGGTAGATTCGTCTGCAGACAAGATTCTTGGGAGCTATTTGTATGATAGAGACCGTGAGCTATTATATGATCTTGTCAATTCGGGAGAATTATGGAAACAGCGCATTGCAATAATTAGCACCTTCTATTTTATCAAGAAGAAAGATTTTTCTGATACATTAAAACTGGCAGAGATTCTTCTGTCTCATGAACATGACCTTATCCATAAGGCAGTTGGATGGATGCTGAGAGAAATAGGCAACCGGAATTTTGATGTTGAGTATGAATTTTTAGCTAAGTTTTATCGGCAAATGCCAAGGACTATGCTCAGGTACGCAATAGAAAAGTTTGAGGAAGATTTGAGGCAAAAATTCTTAAAAGGAAAAATATGA
- a CDS encoding DsbA family oxidoreductase, producing MKIEIWSDIMCPFCYIGKRHFDKALKKFPHKDKVQIQWHSFQLQPDIETKPGKSVKEFLAEVKGISLEKSQQIHENVTKMAFDAGLHYDFDKAIVANTMDAHRLTHLAEKYRLQHQIEERLFSAYFTEGSNRAR from the coding sequence ATGAAAATTGAGATTTGGTCTGATATCATGTGCCCGTTTTGCTATATTGGCAAGCGGCATTTTGACAAAGCATTAAAAAAGTTTCCTCATAAAGACAAAGTTCAGATACAATGGCACAGCTTTCAATTACAGCCAGATATTGAGACAAAGCCAGGAAAAAGTGTAAAAGAGTTTTTAGCTGAAGTGAAAGGGATAAGCCTGGAAAAGTCTCAACAAATACACGAAAATGTCACTAAAATGGCATTTGACGCAGGGCTTCACTATGACTTTGACAAAGCTATAGTAGCCAACACCATGGATGCCCATAGACTTACCCATTTAGCTGAAAAATATAGACTACAGCACCAAATAGAAGAAAGGCTCTTTAGCGCCTATTTCACAGAAGGCTCAAATAGGGCACGCTGA
- a CDS encoding DsbA family protein, with protein sequence MGDHDTLVQLGSEVGLPPEEITTMLNSDQYAYEVKSDILEARNLGINSVPFFVINRKYGIPGAQPEEAFLQALEEAWKEMPEPKNINSQEGNACNGGSCDI encoded by the coding sequence ATAGGCGACCATGACACACTTGTTCAATTAGGTAGTGAGGTAGGCTTGCCTCCAGAAGAAATTACGACAATGCTAAATTCAGACCAGTATGCTTATGAAGTTAAATCCGATATACTAGAAGCGCGAAATTTAGGGATTAACAGTGTCCCGTTTTTTGTCATTAACAGAAAATATGGGATTCCAGGTGCACAACCCGAAGAAGCTTTTCTTCAGGCCCTAGAAGAAGCATGGAAGGAAATGCCAGAGCCAAAAAATATAAACTCCCAAGAAGGCAACGCATGTAATGGGGGGAGTTGCGACATTTAG
- a CDS encoding methyltransferase domain-containing protein has product MKESKRHPEMWKSASGALERRNVWNSNKNLLDLVKPGHRVLDVGCGAGNITKGIKELAGKFGVVTGIDTRDYMIEMAQNMNKGVFGLSFFKADINFFSSEDKYDVVTSARALQWAHNPYQVICIMRDLVKEGGCLSVLDFSLEKNEFIPALPEPMEIFYKAFLNWREDAGMDNVLADNLADLFEKAGLKNIAVSDQSEFIQKHDAGFVDEAVAWSKIAETHGLQMVMDGYISEELRKKAVDAYDWWMEEEGEGIKLCLKAVTGYVEGAE; this is encoded by the coding sequence ATGAAGGAATCTAAAAGGCATCCGGAAATGTGGAAATCGGCCAGCGGAGCGCTGGAAAGGAGAAATGTGTGGAACAGTAATAAAAACCTGTTGGATCTTGTAAAACCTGGACACCGGGTGCTGGATGTTGGATGTGGCGCAGGAAATATCACCAAAGGTATTAAGGAGCTTGCTGGAAAGTTTGGGGTGGTTACAGGGATCGATACCAGGGACTATATGATCGAAATGGCGCAAAACATGAACAAAGGTGTTTTTGGACTTTCTTTCTTTAAAGCAGATATCAATTTTTTTAGCTCGGAAGATAAATACGACGTGGTAACTTCTGCTCGTGCATTGCAATGGGCGCATAACCCTTATCAGGTTATCTGTATTATGAGAGATCTGGTTAAAGAAGGAGGCTGTCTTTCGGTATTGGATTTCAGCCTTGAAAAAAATGAGTTCATTCCTGCTTTACCTGAGCCTATGGAGATTTTTTATAAGGCTTTTTTAAATTGGAGAGAAGATGCAGGAATGGATAATGTGCTTGCTGATAATCTTGCTGATTTGTTCGAAAAGGCTGGATTGAAAAATATAGCTGTTTCTGACCAGTCGGAGTTTATTCAAAAGCATGATGCAGGATTTGTTGACGAAGCGGTTGCCTGGAGTAAAATTGCGGAAACCCATGGTCTCCAAATGGTGATGGACGGCTATATTTCGGAAGAGTTAAGGAAGAAGGCGGTGGATGCTTACGACTGGTGGATGGAGGAGGAGGGGGAAGGTATAAAGCTATGCCTTAAAGCTGTGACAGGCTATGTAGAGGGTGCTGAATAA
- the istB gene encoding IS21-like element helper ATPase IstB: MNQHNTVEKLRQMQLSSMATLYHQAITENLYKDMSTDEFMTLLVDNEWEERQRKKIARLIKLAGFRTDASANNIDYQSNRSLDKTFLQRLFTLNFIKNKENIIATGPTGVGKSYIAQAIGNHACQMLYKTRYYIAARFFDQAKLAKLNGTYIKLLNQLHKTPLLILDDFGLHAMDQFDRQILLDLIEERHQRASTIFCSQIPVSKWHELIGEGTIADAILDRVVYSSHRLDLQGESLRKKQNLN; this comes from the coding sequence ATGAACCAACACAACACAGTAGAAAAACTTCGGCAGATGCAACTTTCGTCTATGGCAACCCTATATCATCAAGCCATAACCGAGAACCTGTATAAAGACATGAGCACGGATGAATTCATGACCTTGCTTGTTGATAATGAATGGGAAGAACGCCAAAGAAAAAAGATCGCCAGGCTAATCAAACTGGCCGGTTTTAGAACGGATGCTTCTGCAAACAATATTGATTACCAAAGCAATAGAAGCCTTGATAAAACTTTTTTACAGCGGCTCTTTACCTTAAACTTTATAAAGAACAAAGAGAACATCATTGCTACAGGCCCTACAGGTGTAGGAAAGAGTTACATCGCCCAAGCTATTGGAAATCATGCTTGTCAAATGTTATATAAAACCCGCTATTATATAGCCGCAAGGTTCTTTGATCAAGCTAAACTAGCCAAATTAAACGGTACATACATTAAGCTTTTGAATCAGTTGCATAAAACGCCTCTTTTAATCCTTGATGACTTTGGGCTACATGCAATGGATCAGTTTGATAGACAAATACTTTTAGATCTTATAGAAGAAAGGCATCAGAGAGCTTCTACCATATTTTGTTCTCAAATACCAGTAAGTAAATGGCATGAACTAATAGGTGAAGGAACCATTGCTGATGCTATTTTAGACCGTGTTGTCTACTCCTCTCACAGGTTAGACTTGCAAGGTGAATCATTGCGTAAAAAACAAAACTTGAACTAG
- the istA gene encoding IS21 family transposase, whose protein sequence is MSNRQIASALGISRNTVNSYFKTFKEHQLSIEDLEGLTETDLADLFPKADYKDSTRYEQLIKCFPYFQKELNKPGCTLQVLWHEYLSKHADGYRYTQFVTYYNQWSNAKNGSGILIHKAAEKLYVDFAGKKLSYVDRSTGEVKGAEVFVAILPCSQYTYVQAVESQKREDFISCLNGCLQWLGGVPKAIVSDNLKAAVSKGHKYAPVINKTLKSLALHYKCVIDPTRPYHPQDKALVEGAVKLVYQRIYYPLSKHTFFSLKELNDAIAEQLISYNDKYCFQTSRVTRKQRFQEIEKEFLAPLPSSPYLIKNYKRAKVQKIGHVFLSEDRNYYSVPHRYIGQHVEVQYDACNVEVFFNKERVASHRRSYKAGGYSTVKEHLPSSHQAYNDWNPEYFIQKAEKVGRYTCDYITRLISQYNYPELAYKQAQGILSFLKAYSAERLESACKRALQYHKASYKTIDRILKNNLDQEANFTCNLQSNTPDHDNIRGASNYI, encoded by the coding sequence ATGAGCAATCGTCAGATTGCCTCTGCCCTTGGAATTAGCCGCAATACGGTCAATTCCTATTTTAAAACCTTCAAAGAGCACCAGCTCAGCATTGAAGACCTTGAAGGGCTTACTGAGACTGATTTGGCCGACCTCTTCCCTAAAGCGGACTATAAAGATAGCACTCGCTACGAGCAGCTAATTAAATGCTTTCCTTATTTCCAAAAAGAGCTTAATAAGCCCGGCTGTACCTTGCAGGTACTTTGGCATGAATATCTCAGTAAACATGCTGATGGTTACCGCTATACACAATTTGTCACTTATTACAACCAGTGGAGCAATGCAAAGAATGGTAGTGGAATATTAATACATAAGGCAGCAGAGAAGCTTTATGTGGATTTTGCAGGTAAAAAACTCAGCTATGTTGACCGAAGCACCGGTGAAGTAAAAGGAGCTGAAGTATTCGTAGCAATCCTTCCCTGCAGTCAATATACCTATGTTCAGGCGGTTGAAAGTCAAAAAAGGGAAGATTTCATCTCCTGTCTCAATGGATGCTTGCAATGGCTTGGAGGAGTACCTAAAGCTATTGTGTCAGACAACTTGAAAGCGGCAGTTAGCAAAGGGCATAAATATGCTCCGGTGATTAATAAAACACTCAAATCACTCGCCTTGCACTATAAATGCGTAATAGACCCCACAAGGCCATATCATCCACAAGATAAAGCCCTGGTAGAAGGAGCTGTAAAGCTCGTTTATCAAAGGATTTATTACCCTTTATCAAAACACACCTTTTTTAGCCTCAAAGAGCTCAATGATGCCATTGCTGAACAATTAATTAGCTACAATGACAAATACTGTTTTCAAACCAGTAGGGTGACCCGAAAGCAGCGTTTTCAGGAAATCGAAAAGGAGTTCTTGGCTCCTTTGCCTTCGTCCCCATACCTGATAAAAAACTATAAAAGAGCTAAGGTTCAGAAGATTGGCCATGTCTTTTTAAGTGAAGACAGAAACTATTACAGTGTTCCTCACCGGTATATAGGTCAACATGTCGAAGTTCAATATGACGCTTGTAATGTTGAGGTATTCTTCAATAAAGAACGCGTTGCCTCCCATAGAAGAAGTTATAAGGCAGGCGGGTATAGCACTGTAAAAGAGCATCTACCTTCTAGCCATCAGGCTTATAACGATTGGAATCCGGAGTACTTTATCCAAAAAGCTGAAAAAGTCGGCAGGTATACCTGTGATTATATTACCAGGTTAATCAGCCAATACAATTATCCTGAGCTAGCCTATAAACAAGCACAAGGCATTTTGTCATTCTTGAAGGCTTACTCTGCAGAAAGACTAGAAAGTGCTTGTAAACGAGCCTTGCAGTACCATAAGGCCAGCTACAAGACTATTGATCGAATACTGAAAAACAACTTGGACCAAGAGGCAAATTTTACCTGCAACCTCCAAAGTAACACGCCTGACCATGATAATATCAGGGGAGCTTCTAACTACATATAA
- a CDS encoding transposase has protein sequence MALFFGNKDVLGRRYTLYTFITNKNGRGKRGSLVASVKGTLSANIIQVLEKIPLEQRNKVKEVTLDMAKNMESSARTCFPMANLVTDRFHVVRLALEALQHIRVNQRWVELDMENKAIEAAKKNGVRYKAPLLPNGDTPKQLLARCRYVFAKKKADWTQSQEQRANIAFENYPDLKKAYDHVLEFRLIYESNTKISAEKKFNEWINKTHEMEIKEFLTVANTVSNHMSNILNFFDNRSTNANAESFNSKIKLFRANLRGVVDTRFFLFRLSKLFA, from the coding sequence ATGGCGTTATTTTTTGGGAATAAAGATGTACTTGGCCGTAGGTATACGTTGTACACTTTTATTACCAATAAAAACGGGAGAGGCAAAAGAGGCTCTTTGGTAGCTTCTGTAAAAGGCACATTGTCGGCAAATATCATACAAGTTCTGGAGAAAATCCCTCTGGAACAAAGGAATAAAGTAAAGGAAGTAACCCTTGACATGGCAAAAAACATGGAGTCATCCGCAAGAACATGTTTCCCCATGGCAAATTTGGTTACAGACCGCTTTCATGTAGTAAGGCTGGCCCTGGAGGCTCTACAACATATAAGGGTCAATCAAAGATGGGTTGAACTGGATATGGAAAACAAGGCTATCGAAGCTGCCAAAAAGAATGGCGTTAGGTATAAAGCACCCTTATTGCCCAATGGGGACACCCCAAAGCAACTTTTGGCCCGCTGCAGGTATGTCTTTGCCAAAAAGAAAGCTGATTGGACTCAAAGCCAAGAGCAGAGAGCCAACATAGCTTTTGAAAATTATCCAGACCTCAAAAAAGCTTATGACCATGTTCTTGAGTTTAGGCTAATATATGAAAGCAACACAAAAATTTCCGCTGAAAAAAAGTTTAATGAATGGATCAATAAAACTCATGAGATGGAAATTAAAGAATTTTTAACGGTAGCAAATACAGTAAGCAACCATATGAGCAATATTCTAAACTTCTTTGACAATAGATCTACCAATGCAAATGCGGAATCTTTTAATTCAAAAATAAAGCTCTTCAGGGCAAACTTAAGAGGCGTTGTAGATACCAGGTTTTTCTTGTTCAGGCTCTCTAAGCTTTTTGCTTAA
- the tnpB gene encoding IS66 family insertion sequence element accessory protein TnpB (TnpB, as the term is used for proteins encoded by IS66 family insertion elements, is considered an accessory protein, since TnpC, encoded by a neighboring gene, is a DDE family transposase.), protein MLSLSHQCRYFLYSGKTDMRKGFDSLSGIVRSKLNENPMNGDIFIFLNRNRNHVKLLLWEGDGFSMYHKRLERGTYEIPVHCKNVTKSEISASVLQLVLQGISLESVRHRKRYKSPGNL, encoded by the coding sequence ATGCTTTCATTGTCTCACCAGTGCAGGTACTTTCTCTATTCGGGCAAAACCGACATGCGGAAAGGGTTTGACAGCCTATCAGGTATTGTAAGGAGCAAACTTAACGAAAACCCCATGAACGGGGACATTTTTATTTTCCTGAACCGAAACCGAAACCATGTCAAGCTCCTTTTATGGGAAGGCGACGGTTTCAGTATGTATCACAAACGCCTTGAAAGAGGGACTTATGAAATACCTGTCCATTGCAAAAATGTGACCAAATCTGAAATATCCGCCTCGGTATTGCAACTGGTCTTACAAGGGATTTCCCTTGAGTCGGTCAGGCACCGCAAAAGATATAAAAGTCCTGGAAATCTTTAA
- a CDS encoding IS66 family transposase gives MLAEGIDYKEKYEEAMSEIALLKFELKELKRLIYGTKSERFVPSSAPEQLNLGLGEEQATAPEKEEVVRFKRVKKETARKHPGRLPIPAHVPRVEEIVEPEEDTSGMKKIGEEVTEVLEYTTGKFHVRKIVRPKYAKPEGEGVAIGELPYRAIEKGIAGASLVAFLVVSKYVDHLPLYRQIQIFKREGLNFPSSTMSDWVKQGVNKLKILYELHKKRTLQAGYLMADETPIKVLDKDKKSKIHRGYYWVYYDPVGKQVLFDYRPGRGSEGPSDILKGFQGYLQCDGYNVYDMFANIKGITLFHCMAHARRMFEKALDNDKENAEHALKEFQKLYDIERKAREAGMSFEERKESRLDAKTTLDDLEEWMKNLYPNIAPRSPIGKALEYSLSRWERLSIYLEDGKLEIDNNLVENSIRPVAIGRKNYLFAGSHDAAQRAAQIYSLVASCKINGVNPLEWMKDVLERIDNHPVNRLEELLPGKWVKL, from the coding sequence ATGCTTGCCGAAGGTATAGACTATAAAGAAAAATATGAGGAGGCGATGTCCGAGATCGCACTTTTGAAGTTTGAGCTCAAAGAGCTGAAGCGCCTCATATATGGCACCAAAAGCGAGCGTTTTGTGCCTTCGTCCGCACCGGAACAGTTAAACCTGGGACTTGGTGAAGAGCAGGCAACTGCCCCTGAAAAAGAGGAGGTCGTCAGGTTTAAGCGTGTCAAAAAAGAAACAGCCCGCAAGCACCCGGGCCGCCTCCCTATACCGGCACATGTACCAAGGGTGGAAGAGATTGTTGAGCCTGAAGAAGATACCTCAGGCATGAAAAAAATTGGGGAAGAGGTGACAGAGGTTCTTGAATATACCACCGGAAAGTTTCATGTGCGCAAAATTGTACGCCCGAAATACGCAAAACCTGAAGGGGAGGGTGTTGCCATTGGAGAATTGCCATACAGGGCGATAGAGAAAGGGATAGCCGGAGCAAGCCTTGTCGCTTTCCTTGTTGTCAGCAAGTATGTTGACCACCTTCCTTTATACCGCCAGATACAGATATTTAAGAGAGAAGGCCTTAATTTTCCTTCTTCCACAATGTCAGACTGGGTAAAACAAGGGGTAAACAAGCTTAAAATCTTATACGAACTGCATAAAAAGAGGACACTGCAAGCCGGTTACCTGATGGCAGACGAGACACCCATAAAAGTTCTCGACAAGGATAAAAAAAGTAAAATCCACCGGGGGTATTACTGGGTATATTATGACCCTGTCGGGAAACAGGTGCTGTTCGACTATCGTCCCGGGCGCGGGAGCGAAGGGCCATCAGATATACTGAAGGGTTTTCAGGGATACCTGCAATGTGACGGGTATAACGTATATGATATGTTTGCCAACATCAAGGGCATAACATTGTTCCATTGTATGGCACATGCCAGAAGGATGTTTGAGAAAGCATTGGACAATGACAAAGAAAATGCAGAACATGCCTTGAAAGAATTTCAGAAGTTATATGATATTGAGCGTAAAGCAAGGGAGGCCGGGATGTCTTTTGAAGAAAGAAAGGAATCAAGGCTTGATGCAAAAACAACATTGGACGACCTGGAAGAATGGATGAAAAACCTGTACCCTAATATTGCCCCTAGGAGTCCTATTGGAAAGGCGCTCGAATACTCCTTGAGCAGATGGGAAAGGCTCTCCATATATCTTGAGGATGGCAAGCTGGAGATAGATAACAATCTGGTGGAAAACTCAATAAGGCCAGTAGCCATAGGAAGGAAAAATTATCTGTTTGCCGGTTCACATGATGCTGCCCAGAGAGCCGCCCAAATATACTCGCTTGTGGCAAGCTGCAAAATCAACGGTGTAAACCCATTGGAATGGATGAAAGATGTTCTGGAAAGAATAGACAATCACCCGGTAAACAGGCTGGAAGAACTGCTACCCGGGAAGTGGGTAAAATTATAA
- a CDS encoding SH3 domain-containing protein codes for MKTYCLCLLMFLWSNLYSQESINQFIEIFPQYKWDDLPEMIYNLPLGDKLDIDKANEFMWDDKAVADRKKVTNYSWAVKGPHYITVDGSYAKSELGRFHKKSGFPDKPYNNLFALGRVDINPEIVLLILYYDGFDWEAGYLKYFDIYSYNRKQGKFISATSISRSVIDKDFTFTQYDTFYDFNEELQDMEEYFVEIKYSLNSEGYFQQTSIQKVQEISSIFRTKVNDTDGWVNVREKPNINSKVVFKVKDEKYLLVEDIDNKDWYRVIEVCLCALKGDIPLDVFNDGNKKLIMLTGGYIHKSRVGRR; via the coding sequence ATGAAAACTTATTGTTTGTGCTTGTTAATGTTTTTATGGAGTAATCTTTATTCTCAAGAGTCGATAAATCAGTTTATTGAAATTTTCCCTCAGTATAAATGGGATGATCTTCCTGAAATGATCTATAATTTGCCTTTGGGTGATAAACTGGATATTGATAAAGCAAATGAATTCATGTGGGATGATAAAGCTGTTGCTGATCGGAAAAAGGTTACAAATTATAGTTGGGCTGTAAAAGGTCCTCACTATATAACAGTTGACGGTTCTTATGCTAAAAGTGAACTAGGAAGGTTTCATAAAAAATCAGGATTCCCTGATAAGCCATATAACAATTTATTCGCTTTAGGTAGGGTTGATATTAACCCTGAAATAGTTTTGCTTATCTTGTATTATGATGGATTTGACTGGGAGGCTGGGTATCTAAAGTATTTTGATATTTACTCTTACAACCGAAAACAAGGAAAGTTTATTTCTGCAACAAGTATATCCCGATCTGTTATAGATAAAGATTTTACTTTTACTCAGTATGATACATTTTATGACTTTAATGAAGAGTTACAGGATATGGAAGAGTATTTTGTTGAAATTAAATATTCCCTAAACTCCGAAGGATATTTTCAGCAAACTTCCATTCAAAAAGTTCAGGAGATATCATCAATTTTTAGAACGAAAGTAAATGATACGGACGGTTGGGTGAATGTTCGAGAAAAGCCCAATATTAACTCTAAAGTAGTTTTTAAGGTTAAGGATGAAAAATATTTATTGGTTGAAGACATTGATAATAAAGACTGGTACCGAGTTATAGAAGTTTGTTTGTGTGCTCTAAAAGGTGATATTCCTTTGGATGTATTTAATGATGGAAATAAAAAGTTAATAATGCTTACAGGAGGATATATTCATAAAAGCAGAGTGGGGCGGAGGTGA